The Deltaproteobacteria bacterium genome has a window encoding:
- a CDS encoding TRC40/GET3/ArsA family transport-energizing ATPase: MSLADFFIRYPNRRYLMYGGKGGLGKTTFSAATAYYLAKKGKRVLVFSVDPQASLSDIFERDIFGKGNIKIMENLFACEVDADKRIHDYQEEIRQKIISMYGMKKIPEEIESYIKASSAEPAMEESAIFDAVVDIVVKGDFDYYIYDLVPLGHALYYLSMASVYDAWLEKITSLREQMREYDKAIATMKREEDIEQDEIYNELMYIKDRIGSSSKIMTDTEKTAFFFVLTPEEMTIVDTEKAAQLFAKYNVPLSGYIVNRVIDRELLKDNIPVYLKNRIEMQASALEMIDQKFGSSVLSAVPEFDSEIKGLDVIRNLAEVMFEEKLS; this comes from the coding sequence ATGTCTCTTGCTGATTTCTTTATACGGTATCCCAATAGAAGATACCTCATGTACGGAGGAAAGGGAGGACTTGGAAAGACAACCTTTTCGGCGGCAACGGCCTATTATCTTGCGAAGAAGGGGAAAAGGGTGCTCGTTTTCTCCGTTGATCCTCAGGCATCGCTCAGTGATATCTTCGAACGCGATATCTTTGGCAAGGGAAACATTAAGATAATGGAAAATCTGTTTGCCTGTGAGGTCGATGCTGACAAAAGGATTCATGACTATCAGGAAGAGATACGGCAAAAGATTATCTCAATGTATGGTATGAAAAAGATTCCTGAGGAAATAGAGAGTTATATAAAGGCCTCATCGGCTGAACCAGCCATGGAGGAAAGCGCCATCTTCGATGCAGTGGTCGACATCGTCGTTAAAGGGGATTTCGACTACTATATTTATGACCTTGTGCCCCTGGGCCATGCACTTTATTATTTGAGCATGGCGTCTGTCTATGATGCCTGGCTGGAGAAGATAACAAGCCTGAGGGAACAGATGAGAGAATATGACAAGGCTATTGCCACCATGAAACGGGAGGAGGATATTGAGCAAGATGAGATATATAATGAATTAATGTACATAAAGGATCGGATAGGAAGTTCCTCGAAGATCATGACAGATACTGAAAAGACTGCCTTTTTCTTTGTGCTCACCCCAGAGGAAATGACCATAGTGGATACTGAAAAGGCGGCACAGCTCTTTGCTAAGTATAATGTACCCCTTTCGGGATATATAGTAAATCGGGTCATTGATAGAGAATTGTTAAAAGATAACATACCAGTATATCTGAAAAACAGGATCGAGATGCAGGCCAGTGCCCTCGAGATGATAGACCAGAAATTTGGCTCTTCCGTGCTTTCAGCTGTTCCGGAATTCGATTCCGAGATAAAAGGGCTTGATGTGATTAGAAATCTTGCAGAAGTGATGTTTGAGGAGAAGTTATCATGA
- a CDS encoding VWA domain-containing protein, producing MMKKLIFIFGLLIFMLPLASSYGEKKGEILSPYFFVQSDDASLAPFPLLETKVEVNIAGVIAEIGLTQVYKNEGNRTIEAIYVFPLGIRSAIHAMRMKIGSRIVEAQIEERAMAKMIYERAKEEGKTASLLEQERPNVFQMKVANIMPGDVIEVMVNYTELLVPEKGIYEFVFPTVVGSRYCEKKEKETKDHDTWVKTPYLHEGQAPTYTFDIKVNIRTGISLGKVWVPSHKVKVRQHMDKAEINLSPEEEKGGNRDFILRYTLQGEMIQSGLLLYPWKKEKFFLLMLQPPEKVTLNAVPPREYVFIVDVSGSMHGFPLAVSKALIRKIVQKLRGKDYFNILFFAGGSNVLSPHPLPATEENKGKALAMLEEQRGGGGTRILPALKRALSLQKKEGLSRIIVIATDGYVAVEKEVFDLMRERLNEANFFAFGIGSSVNRYLIEGMARAGRGNPFVVCNKAEAPQVAERFSDYIRSPLLTDIEVELQGFDAYEVEPPSLPDLFARRPLVIFGKYKNAEGKMRVRGKTAWGTYNKRIEVSSLLEDEDNIALKYLWARERIARLSDYARVGAKVEEEVKGLGLRYHLMTQYTSFVAVDTVVRDTGEVVTVKQPLPLPEGVSDYAVGNHRGKVAAPLSSGFVKTLAAKEAGYYPPQEEKRELSRICIMGGKLPPGITMEEVENILSPLKDDLKRVFKKWGLKKVVVLLKIEGGKTRSIQVKNYHGKAYKKEVLEKILQKIVFSPSIKGTMELELIYV from the coding sequence ATGATGAAAAAGTTAATCTTCATTTTTGGTCTTCTCATCTTTATGCTTCCCCTTGCTTCTTCCTATGGAGAGAAGAAGGGGGAAATTCTTTCTCCTTACTTCTTTGTCCAGAGCGATGATGCTTCTCTTGCCCCTTTTCCTCTTTTAGAGACGAAGGTAGAGGTAAATATTGCCGGAGTGATAGCTGAGATAGGACTTACTCAGGTTTATAAAAATGAAGGCAACAGAACCATAGAAGCGATATATGTATTCCCCCTGGGGATAAGATCAGCTATACACGCCATGAGGATGAAGATAGGCAGTAGAATAGTTGAGGCTCAAATAGAAGAAAGGGCAATGGCCAAAATGATCTATGAGAGGGCAAAAGAAGAAGGTAAAACGGCTTCTCTCTTGGAACAGGAAAGACCCAATGTCTTCCAAATGAAGGTAGCGAACATAATGCCAGGAGATGTAATAGAGGTGATGGTTAACTATACAGAACTTTTAGTCCCCGAAAAAGGGATATATGAGTTTGTCTTCCCTACGGTGGTAGGGTCACGGTATTGTGAGAAAAAAGAGAAAGAGACAAAAGACCACGATACATGGGTAAAGACCCCATATCTGCATGAAGGCCAAGCACCTACTTATACGTTTGACATAAAAGTGAACATAAGGACAGGAATTTCATTAGGAAAAGTATGGGTTCCTTCCCATAAAGTGAAGGTACGACAGCATATGGATAAAGCAGAGATAAATCTATCTCCTGAGGAAGAAAAAGGAGGAAATAGAGATTTTATCCTGAGATATACGTTACAAGGGGAGATGATACAGAGCGGCCTATTACTCTACCCTTGGAAAAAGGAGAAATTTTTTCTCCTTATGCTACAACCTCCAGAAAAGGTAACGTTGAACGCTGTCCCTCCTCGGGAATATGTATTCATTGTAGATGTTTCCGGCTCTATGCATGGATTCCCCTTAGCGGTCTCTAAGGCCCTTATAAGAAAGATAGTTCAAAAATTAAGGGGAAAAGATTACTTCAATATCCTATTCTTTGCTGGTGGGTCGAATGTTCTTTCTCCCCATCCTCTTCCTGCTACAGAGGAGAATAAGGGTAAGGCGCTAGCTATGCTGGAAGAACAGAGAGGAGGGGGAGGAACAAGGATTTTACCTGCCTTAAAAAGGGCGCTTTCCTTACAGAAAAAGGAAGGACTTTCCCGCATCATAGTTATAGCTACTGATGGATATGTAGCGGTGGAGAAAGAGGTATTTGACCTGATGAGGGAAAGGCTGAATGAGGCAAACTTCTTTGCCTTTGGAATAGGGAGTAGTGTAAACCGGTATCTCATCGAGGGAATGGCCAGAGCAGGGAGAGGAAATCCTTTTGTCGTATGTAATAAAGCGGAAGCACCACAGGTAGCAGAAAGGTTCTCTGACTATATAAGATCTCCTCTCCTTACCGATATTGAGGTAGAACTTCAGGGATTTGATGCTTATGAGGTAGAACCCCCTTCTCTACCTGACCTATTCGCTCGAAGACCACTCGTTATCTTTGGGAAATATAAAAATGCTGAAGGAAAAATGAGGGTGAGAGGGAAGACAGCCTGGGGTACGTATAACAAAAGGATTGAGGTAAGTTCTTTGTTGGAAGATGAGGATAACATAGCCCTTAAATACCTCTGGGCCAGGGAAAGAATAGCCCGCCTCTCTGATTACGCAAGGGTGGGAGCAAAAGTAGAGGAAGAGGTGAAAGGTCTCGGTCTTCGATACCACCTCATGACTCAATATACCTCCTTTGTAGCTGTGGATACCGTAGTGAGAGATACTGGAGAGGTAGTTACTGTAAAACAGCCTTTGCCTTTACCTGAAGGGGTAAGCGATTATGCAGTAGGTAATCATAGAGGCAAGGTTGCTGCTCCTCTATCTTCTGGTTTTGTAAAAACACTAGCGGCGAAAGAGGCAGGGTATTATCCTCCTCAGGAGGAGAAAAGAGAGCTTTCCCGAATCTGTATAATGGGAGGAAAGCTTCCTCCTGGAATTACTATGGAAGAGGTGGAGAATATATTGTCTCCGTTGAAGGACGATTTGAAGAGGGTGTTTAAAAAATGGGGCCTAAAAAAGGTAGTTGTGCTTTTGAAAATTGAAGGAGGGAAAACAAGGAGTATCCAAGTAAAAAATTACCATGGGAAAGCGTACAAAAAAGAAGTTCTGGAGAAGATTTTACAAAAGATTGTTTTTTCTCCCTCCATAAAAGGCACAATGGAGCTGGAACTGATATACGTTTAA